From the genome of Anomalospiza imberbis isolate Cuckoo-Finch-1a 21T00152 chromosome 18, ASM3175350v1, whole genome shotgun sequence:
CTGCAGTGCACCTACAACGTCACCGTCTACACCGGCTACGGCGTCGAGCTCCAGGTGAGCTGTGCCTTGGGGTGTCCCCACAGCCAGACCCACTGTTCACTGCTGCACATGATGCCAAGCCTTGGGCACCTCTGCCCTGGGCATCTTCACTTGATAAAATAGccctttccagggaaaaaaatagatttttttttctgaggcttTGTAATAAATGAACTCTGTGAGGGAGCTGGAACATCCTGAATGTCAGCGATGATCAAACTCTTTAAATGTCACGCAATTAATTTAAGCAGGAGGCGCTGGCAGCAGGTTGTTAAAAAGGCATTTGGTGGGATGGGGGCACCAGCTCCCTGCCCTTGCACCCCCCATTGGCTGCGAGGGGTTTGGGTGGCTCTGAGGGTGCAGGAAGCCCAGGAGGGCAGTCCAGGTTCCTTCTCTGGCTGGTGCAGGTGCCCAGCAAATGCCCACCCGTCAGAGCAGGGGGTCTCACCAAGATGATGTGCACCACTGCACCATCAGCTGCCCCCAAAATGAGCATCCCTCAGCCTGGTGAGGCTGCAAGCAGGGCACAGACCTCTGCACATTCCAAACCCTCTACAGGTGAAAGCAGCCCAGGGTCTCCATGCTGCCTGCAATCCTTTCTTGTGTTTTCTCATGTCACCATTTGCATCCAATTTAAATCCCTTTGCTTTGAATTTGTGTAATTAAAAGGGTGCATTAAAAGGAGCTGGAGTTCCAGCGGGgttgtccctgctgtccccctggtGGGCGCAGGCAGGGGCTGGCCCCCAGGCCGCGAGGCCACCGTGGCTTCCAGCCCTGGTGGGGAGGTTGCCCTGGGAGCAACAGTGGTGCAGATTGAGCACTGGAGAgtctgagcagctcagccactTCTCCATGGCAGTGGAAAAGTAACTGGACACAGCAACTGTCTCCTCAGATCCACAGGGTGCTAAAGGcaggctgctctgctggaaATTCGCCTCTGTCCATAATCCATCAGGTGACACCACTCCTGACCTCACTCCCTTGCGAGCTGAGGTTTTAATGGAGCATAAAATTGGCCTCTCCACCCCCCAAGCTTTGCATTTTGCTTTGCTGATGCTTTGGAGCGTTTCAGACAAATTAAATCACAACAGCAGGTCGGTGCTGGTGGAGCATGGCCTCATCTGCAGCTGGCagtgccctgtgctgcagcactgtGGCCTCGGGGCTCCGAGGTGAATTCCAAAGGGAAGGCACTGGATTACCCGGGCTGTGGGGTATGGGGTCCCAAAGAGGGGTTTGGATTTgattcccagctcctgcagcggGGAGGTGCTGCCTCTTACCCTGGGGATCTCATTAAAGGCATCTGCAGGAGCAAAGAGAAGCCCTTGGGACAGGACCTGCAGGGCAGTCACTctccctgcaggggctgtgcgATATCCTGGTGGTGGCAGAATGCCTGTGGCATTCCAGCTCTGCCCAAAACTGCTCCTGCAAGCACTGAGAGCCAtgcaggaggacacagggacactccACTTCCTTTGAAGCCAGACCCTCACTCAATGCAGGGAAATCTGCCTTTGGGGAGGAGTGGATGCAAAGCCTGGATGTCAGGCATGGTCCCgggacaggctgggagctgccctgagctgtgtgagagctcaggctccctggTCAGCTCACTGCCcctccctgcacccctttcAGCATTCCAGGgagagctgtgtccctgcctgtgccacggcagccctgggagctgggagcagccagctcTCCGAATGCTTCGtgaaattgtatttatttttaaaattcttcaatCTTCTTGGCAGGAAATTGAATTTCCCTAAAGAGGTTTTTCCAGTGGGTGAGCGAGGCTGGAAGGCTGACTCGAGGatccctcctgccttcccaaggctctggaggagctgctgtgggtgcAGGCTGTGATTGAAGTCAGAGCCcgtgctcccagcccctggcaggagCTCGCACATATGGTCCCTCTCGCAGGGCTGACGgtccctggcacagggccaCGGCAGTGTCTGCACTCACTGGTTACTCCaggctcctctgggaatgccagCCTGATactggcacagggaatggcactTGTGGTGACACCCTGCTCCCCTGGCTTCACCGAGGGGAGGATGACAGTGGaactgagtgtgtgtgtgtgtgtcccatgacacccagcactgctccccaGCTTCCTCCCttctgcagagctctgcctgctccagctgctcccccaaatccccttcccAATTTCCCAGAGTGATTTGGCTCTGTGTCATGTGCGTGGTTGCCACCAGCACTGGAGGGAACCAGCTGGGGAACAGATTTGGCTTCAACCGATTGCAGAACAAAATCTGATAGAAACACCTTGGAAAAATCTTTGCAGAGATCCAGACCCAGCTGGAGAAGCAAAGCTCTGTCCCAGTGGAAGCTGGGGGAAATTGTTGTTGTCTATGGAGCCCACTTGGATCCCTGGACTCCAAATAATTCACCCAAATAACACTTAATTCATCCCATTTGTTAATAATCATATCTGCGCCATCCCACCAGCCATAGTGTGTGCTGGCCATGCTGGGGGGGCAATTTTTGGGACAATAtctggaaaaggagaaatgacCCAGAGCACACTGGGGGTCAGAGTTGCATGTGGCCCATGCTccagaaaatgcttttccctgccaggacccagcTGGAAAAATAAGGCAAAATTAGCTCCTCTTGGATTGAAACATGGGCTGGGGTGAACCCAGGCATGCTCTGAACCAACCTGGGGATGTTAATCCAGCTTTGCAGCGAGGAatgaactcttccagggatcttccttcaggagcaggctcaggatgctgagggctgggggTGGCTCCATGCAGTGCCCTTGGAGTAgggcacatcccagccccgtgTGCCAGGGGGAGATGGGCACAGCAGTGACAACAGCCACAAATCCCTGCAGTCACAACATCGTCGGGAGCGCTCCCAATCACGGCTGGGCTGGTGCTAAATATAGAGCCCCGGGCCTCGCACACTCAGGGAAACAAACGGTTTGATGAGCATCTTTCTGCTGAAATATGAGCCCATTTATTAAGCTAAATGGACGTGAAATGTAAATGCGAGGTTACTGCTCAGCTATTTCCAAATAATAATTAAAGCCTTTTGGAACTACTCATTAGATGCACTTGCTGTGTGGCTCCCCAAGCATTCCCCAGTGGGGTGAGGGATCCTAGGGAGGTTTCCTGGTGCACGGGGTGAGTGGTGATCACCAAACCCCGAGGAGTgccctggttttgctgcagcacTGGGCTGGTGCGATGCTCTGCGGGTGTGTGTGATGGGCTGGGATGTGACCTCTGGGGTCCCCGCTCTGCCCCCACAGCTCACAGGTCTCTGCTCCTTGCAGGTGAAGAGCGTGAACCTGTCGGACGGGGAGGTGCTGTCCATCCGTGGCGTGGATGGTGACGCCCTGGTCGTCTTGGCCAACCAGACCCTTCTGGTGGAAGGCCAGGTGATCCGCAGCCCCACCAACACCATCTCCGTCTACTTCCGCACCTTCCAGGACGACGTGGTGGGGACCTTCCAGCTCCACTACCAGGGTGGGTGTGTCCCTGACGTGGGTAGGGGGGTTTGGAGTCAGTCCCACTTGGCTGCAGGGTCCAACCAGTGGGCTGTGCCCCCACAGACCAGCCACACTCCTGTTTCACCACCTGCCCATGCTCAGAGCACGGGCTGGGGCGGGTCGAGGTGTTGTGCCCAGGGTAGAGGGTTCAGTGTGccccgatgtccccagccctggtgctGGCTGTGCCTCTCACACCCGCCTTGCTCCGTTTCTGTCCCcgtgcagcagctcctcctgcacacaCTCACACTGCCAGTCTATTTTTTACCTCGaagagctttaaaaaataaatgagttccagtaaattatttttaaaatagaaactgGGTCTGGGCAGGAGCGGTAACAGGTGGGGAAGCGGCGGCAATGGGGGGTTGGTGGTGCTCTGCCGCTGCTCTGTGTGACATGTGGGCACATCCAGCATGTCCCCACGGggtggctgggagcagctgagccctgagctcccAATGTgtgcctgttccagtgtttatGCTGAGCTGCAACTTCCCACGGAGACCTGACTTCGGAGAAGTGACAGTGATGGATCTGCACTCAGGTGGCATCGCTCACTTCCACTGTCACCTGGGCTACGAGCTGCAGGGCCCCCGCATGCTGACCTGCATCAACGCGTCCCGGCCGCACTggagcagccccgagcccaTCTGCTCAGGTTcctgcacatcccagccccatgGAGGGAAAGTGGGTCCCACTGAGGAAAACATGAGTCCCTTCCTTTGCCCCATGAGATGAATGTGGTCTTGGGGGGGTGTGGAGCAatgcccagccctgcacagagcaTGGCCTGAGGTGCCACAGGTGGTCAGGCAGTGACAGCAGAATCTGTCCCCTCGTTAGGCagcaaagggaaaggaaattaagattttatgtgtgtgtgtgagtatgAATATGCATTTGTAAGTATAAATACGTACTGACAGAGCAAAGCAGAGCCAGGCAAGAGGTTTGTGCGCTGGGCACTCTGaggagagctgggcagaggggagcacaaatgccactGTGCCCATGCCAGCGGGGCTGTGCTCTGTGTTGCAGCTCCCTGTGGAGGGACAGTCCACAATGCCACCATTGGCCGCGTGCTGTCCCCCAGCTACAGCGGGAACCAGTCTGGCAGCATGTACTGCGTGTGGGCCATCGGGGCTCCCCTGGGCCAAAAGCTGCACCTGCACTTTGAGAAGCTCCTGCTGACTGAGAAGGACAGGTGAGGCTCCAGGAGCTGTTTCCTCTCAGCCCTGGGACTGTTGAGAGATCTCAGGGGGTTCCAGAGGGCTTCTTCTGCACAGCGTGAGGAGCAGGGCCTTTTACTGGGCACTAAATATAGAAAAATGGAATTATTATTTGGGTTGGGAAAGCCCTCTGAGATTATTGAGTTCAActgtcccccagcactgccaaggccaccactaaaccatgtctccACATTTACACGGCTGTtaaacccctccagggatgggaactccaccactgccctggctgcctgtttCAATGCTTGTCAGCCCTTTTGGGAAATAACTTTTCCTTGATATCCTTGATATCCAAATCTAGATTTTGATATCTAAACCTTCCCCGACACAAGctatttcctctcctcctgtccatgttccctgggagcagagcctgacccccctggctgtcccctcctgtcagggagttgtacAAAGCCagaaggtccctcctgagcctccttttctccagactaagcccctttcccagctttctcagccactcctggtgctccagccccttccccagctccattccctttcCTGGACATGCTCCATCCCCTCCATGTCTATCTTGGAGAGACAACCCCAGAATATACCAAAACCTGGATGCTCCCAGCttgtcccagctgctccctctcaTCCCGTTTGTGTCCGGGTGGGACTCAGGGGCGCTGTCCCATGTGCCATGCcccgtgtccctgcaggatggtgGTGTACAGCGGGGACACCAACCGCTCAGCCGTGCTCTACGACTCCCTGCGCGCCGACAGCGTCCCCTTCGAGGGCGTCATCAGCGACGGCTCCTCCATCAGGATCGACTTCCTCGCCGAGGAGCCCGCAGCCACCACCGCCTTCAACATCCGCTTCGAAGGTGCTGTGTCCCCGTGCTGGGACCCGAGGGCAGTGCCTGGCTCAGCCACAACACCCAGCCCCCGGGGGCAGCTACAGACGCGTGGCTGCAGGAAGGgtgctggctgtccccagcacgggcaggCCTGGTGCCCCTCTGTAGCTCTGTTGTCATTTAAGTGGGTCCCACTGCAGGATTGTTCCCATGGGagccctgtggccctgagcaATCCCTGAGTGGATGGCTTGGCATCCCCAGCTTGGGAAACACAgttcctggcagtgccctgaGCACATCCCTAGTGCTGAACCACCATGGGAGTGGCGTTTGGTTAGGCCTGCATGGCTCAGAACAGATCAATTGTTGCAAATCCTAATTGCCTGCAAAACACTCCGTGGAAGAGGCCATCCACGCAGGTGGGGATGCAGGGGTCAGGTTCTCATGGGGACAccagcagggcctggggaagctcAGTGAGAAGGGAGAAGCTCCGTGTCCCTACAGCTAACAGGGATCTCTTCCAGCCTTTGAGCGGGGCCACTGCTATGAACCCTACATTCAGAACGGGAACTTCACCACCTCCGACCCCACCTACAACCTGGGCACCACCGTGGAGTTCACCTGTGACCCCGGGCACTCCCTGGAGCAGGGCCCTGCCGTCATCGAGTGCATCAACATGAGGGACCCCTACTGGAACGACACGGAGCCGCTGTGCCGAGGTCAGTcctgcccatgggcactgctgggtgTGGGGTGACACCCCTGGCTCCCTGCTGGGCCCTGCCTACCCCTTGCCCCCACAGCCACGTGTGGAGGGGAGCTGACTGCCGTGGCTGGGGTGATCCTGTCCCCCAACTGGCCGGAGCCCTACACAGAAGGGGAGGATTGCATCTGGAGGATCCATGTGGGCGAGGAGAAACGGCTCTTCCTGGACATCCAGCTGTGAGTAGCCCAGGAGCTCAGTGTCTGtctctgccccagcagtgctcaCCTCATTTTGCTGCAGTATCCTGCTCCCCTCGCCTCcaccatggaatcacagaatcccagaagaCTTTGAGTGGGAGGGACCTTAGAGCTGAtctcccatgggcagggacacctttcactatcccaggtttttccaagccccttccaacctggccttggacacttccaatgatggggcagccacagcttctctgggcaacctgtgctaggccctcaccaccctcacagagaagagCCTTGCCATGCCCTGTTCTCCCCCTCAGTGCTTCCATAATGCCCTTTGATGCACTTGGCACCCTGGGCAGGACTGAGTGGTGATCTCTGAGTTCAAAGCACCATTACAGCAGCAGTGAATTGCTGCTCCAATGGCTTTGGAATTCTCCACAGggagcagtgccacagcagcacGTGGCCATGCACTACTGGGGTGAGAACCAGCATGTCAGGAGCTGGGTCACGTGGGGTTAGGAGAGCCCAGAGGCATCCATGGGATGGAAACAGCTCAATCTTTGGGCTGAATGTGAAATACAGGCAATAAGGGAGCAGTGCCACTCATCGAGCCCAGGCTGAATGTGCTGGGGTCAGAGGGGAATGGGATCCAATGCCAGGCTGAGTTCTTGGCATGataatgctgctgctgcagcggAAGCCTCCTTTGATGCTATTTTGGGATTTCAAGAGGAGGACGTGTTTCAAGTAGAGGCTTAGAGTCATAAAGATTTTAAAGCTCCCCATAAAATCCCAAGTcagagctcccagcacacctctcccagctctgtgggtgctggggctgagcagaaCTGGAGGCCAAGTGATTTGAAGTCATCAGGCATAAATGTCACTGAGAAAATTGTGTTTGACAGAAAGCAGAGATTTACTACAAATGTCAGCTTGCCATGGGGATTAGCTGGGCTCCCTCCAAGAACATTCCTGATAAAACGTTTGGGGATCAGCTCAGGCATCTCCTGTGTAGCTAGGAGCATCCTGGTGCTCTCCTCTCCCAGGGGAGGGGagatgggctgtccctgcctcagtccctcctgtgccacccagcagcagggccctggtgccggctgtgctcccagccctggggagccttgctgGGGCGTGGACACGGCAGGACAGCGAGCGGGGAAGGGGTGTCACTGCCCATCCTTGGGGTCGATGTGACGGTTCACCCACGCTGCCAGCCCCGGGCACCCAGAGAACCCTCCCGGCACCAGAGCCGTGTGTCCCCTGGCGTGTGCCTCCATCTCCTGCCCTTGGCCTTGGAGCGGGGGGAGAGCAGcgagccccccccccccatccccttCGGCTCCAGGGCAGCCGCATTCCCGGAGTGGACGGAGGCTACAGCCATCCCTGCCCGGTGTCCCCGGCCGTCCCCGCCATCCGCGGGCCGCCACTGCGCTCTGGTGGCCGCGGGGACAAGCGCGGCTCCGCCGGGACCGGCACTTCCAAGCGCGGGGTGCCGGGAGCCTCCGGCACCGCCCGGCCTCGAACGCCCCGGAGGGACGTGACCCGGAGGGAGGTCACCTGGCTGCCCCTTGAGGGGACACTGCTGTGTCCTGCCTGGGCTCCCGGCACACGCTGCTCTTTAACCAAACTCTCCTCTCAGCCTGAACATCACCAACAGCGACATTCTCACCATCTACGATGGGGACGAGCTCTCCTCCCGCATCCTGGGGCAGTACGTTGGCAGCAGCGGCCCCCAGAAACTCTACTCCTCCAGCCCCGACCTCACCATCCAGTTCCACTCGGACCCTGCTGGGCTCATCTTTGGCAAGGGGCAAGGATTCATCATGAACTATATAGGTACGGGGAGCAGGGTGCTGGTGCAAGGACGTGACATGCAGCCTGCCTAGACTGTCCAGGTGCAGGGTCTGGAAGCGGGGACCAGCACCCCCTTCTTATCCCACCCTGAAACTCCTGCAGAATCCCCAGTCCAGCTGCAGGTCTCTGGGTCAGTCACTTCTGGGGTGTCCCTGTATGTGTCCCCTCCTTCAGGCTGGCAGCAAGGTGGGTTTGGTCCCTGCTAGCCCTAGTCTGGCCCAGAGGGAAAGAAATTGCTGGAAACAGGGATGCAGGATCCCCACAGACACCCTGTCAGGCAGGGGTGGTCACTGCAGCCAGTCCCTGGGTGGGCTCCTGAGATGGATGTTCCCATCTTTgtgctccagagcagctcctgcagacaTCTGTTCCACGGTCCTTCGGGGCAGCTGTgcctgccaggctggggctgtgggtgccCACGGCAGGGACAAGGACTGAGAGAGGCATTCCATCCCCATGGCTGCCTCTCCCCCACCCTGCTTCCCGTGCCAGACTCCTTCCAGGCATGTTTTCCTTGCACTGCTGACAGCCCTGGCTACCACAACCAGAGCGAGCTGCAATGCAGAGCACCTGGGAGGCTGCAGGGCTCTTCTCGGTGCTCTGCAGcacacagggctggggagggcagggcacAACCCCTCACCTGAGCAAACCAGCTTGGGGGAAGCAGGGTACAAATCCTCCCGTGAGCAAAccagctgtgctgtgactgTGGCGCTGGCACCTCTCCTGCACCCACTGCCTGTTGTTCCCAGGTTATCCTGAccccagcacaggcactgccCCATTTTCACCAGCCCTGTAGGGTCAGGGCTGGGGAGGCTTCAAAGAGGCCCTGTCCCCCACTGCTGCCctttccctgtgcccagggcatgCTGCCCACAGACCAGCTGTGccatttggagagctgtggggagggacacaCCCTTGGGAAGAGCCATGTGTCCAGCTGAGGTGGCTCTGGGGAGGGCTGTGCCATGGGTCCTGCTCGGTGGGTGACAGCCAGAACCCCTCTTGGCTGCAGAGGTGTCCCGCAACGACTCCTGCTCTGATCTGCCTGAGATCCAGAATGGCTGGAAGACCACGTCACACACAGAACTGGTGAGAGGGGCCAAGATCACTTACCAGTGTGACCCAGGCTATGACATCGTGGGCAGTGACACCCTCACCTGCCAGTGGGACCTCAGCTGGAGCAGTGACCCCCCCTTCTGTGAAAAGAGTAAGTGCCCCACAGGAAGGTGCTGCTGTCCCCGTCCCACTCCCTGTAACAGCGCTCTGAGGGGCTCCCAGCTCCGAGCGTCTCCCAGCTCCGAGGGGCTCCCCTCAGCCATCCTCTCTCCCCAGTTATGTACTGCACGGACCCGGGGGAGGTGGAGCACTCCACCCGCCTCATCTCAGACCCGGTGCTGCTGGTGGGCACCACCATCCAGTACACCTGCAACCCCGGCTTCGTGCTGGAGGGCAGCTCCCTGCTCACCTGCTACAGCCGCGAGACCGGGACCCCCATCTGGACCTCGCGGCTCCCGCACTGCGTCTGTAAGTCTGGGTGGTCTCTCCTGCTCCCCTGAAGTCCAGCTCCTCTCTGGGCGTTCTGGGTAGCACTTTCCTGCAGCCAGGACCCTGCTCACCTGTGGGGGGTGGTGCAGATCCTTGAGCTACCTGGAAACAGAGTGGGGTGAGAGCTTGGGTGCTTCCTCACTGCCCCCAGGCTCCTTCTCTCCCTCAGGCTTAATTGGATGTGTTTCATTCCCTTTCAGCTGAGGAGTCGCTGGCCTGTGATAACCCAGGGCTGCCAGAGAATGGGTACCAAATTCTTTATAAGCGCCTCTACCTGCCAGGAGAGTCCCTGACCTTCATGTGCTATGAAGGCTTTGAACTCATGGGGGAGGTGACCATCAAATGCATCCTGGGCCAGCCATCCCACTGGAGCGGCCCCCTGCCCATCTGCAAAGGTaacagggaaggggagggagccAAGGGGACAGCCAACACCTCTGATCCCAGCTTGGGATAGCCCAGGGACCTTGGTCTGGCTGTAGCCCTGGCTGAGAGCTGAACTCAGCTGAGAGCTGAACTCAGCTGAGAGCTGGAGCTTCTCTGGATCTGGGCTCTGATGCTTACAGACACCAAGAGCTTATTAAAAACTGGGAGTTCACAGCATGGTTTGGGACCAAATGGGGCAGGagatcccaggtttgggtttcCCAGCATGCAACAGCTGCCAGCACCCAGTCAAACCCAGCTACAGACCAGTAACTCTCCATCTTTCTTCCAGTGAACCAAGACAGCTTTGAACATGCTCTTGAAGGTGAGTGGCATGGCTTTCCCGGATGTGCAGGATCCTGGTGGAGCctgggaggagggggagaggcAGCAAGGGGATCACACGGTGCCTGCAAATGCCAACATAATAGATCTTGTCCTTTCAGTagcagaagctgctgcagagacGTCGCTCGAGGGGGGAAATATGGCCTTGGCCATCTTCATCCCGGTGCTGAtcatctccctgctgctgggaggagCGTACATCTATCTCACCAGGTGGGGCTGCAGCGGCTGGCACAGAGCGGGGGCACGGCCAGGGCTGGCTCAGCATCGGCCTCGGCAGCCACACGCCCCGGGCATGGTGCTGGGAGTGCTCTGGGCTGCCCGGGGcgctgggaggagctggagtgGGGGGATGTGGTTCTGGAATCAGTCCGTGACTCTTCCTCTCCCCGCAGGTGTCGGTACTACTCCAGCCTCCGCCTGCCCCTCATGTACTCCCACCCCTACAGCCAGATCACGGTAGAAACGGAGTTTGACAACCCGATTTATGAGACAGGGGTGAGTCCTGCTGTGCCTGTCCTCCCTAGGGACACTTCTGAGGGACTTGGCTGGTTGGGCAGCCACGGGATGAGTCCAGCCAGGCTCTGCGGGAGCCCTGAGCAATGGGACACCAGTCCCTCCATGTGCGTTGGGAGGCACAGGGGGCTGAGGCGCCCTGGCTGCGAGGGCATCACTCCCCTGGGAACAAAACCACACCCAGGATCTCTCTCGCTGCCTGGGAATGGGGAGATGGTCCTGAAATGCAGCTGCTGCCCTCAACTGGCTTTCCCTTGCTTGCAGGAAACACGAGAATACGAGGTTTCGATATAAGGACAGCGGTAAGAGAGTCTCCAGCAGCGAACTTAATGTGCTCTCATAGAACTTCCTCAGTAACTAATCCAGAGACCACGTGGAGTTTGGTTGGACCCCCGGACCTGCTGTTGTCTTTCCTTTTGCCTCTCTATTGAAgattttactgttttcttcACTGTATTTATTCTATTTAAACTGCGATAGGtgtgctgctcagccctgggcacaggcagcagctggagccgGGGCAGAGCTGGGTCCTGGTGAGGCCAGGGGGGCACGGGGGCACTTCTGTGTC
Proteins encoded in this window:
- the SEZ6L gene encoding seizure 6-like protein isoform X1 yields the protein MPGPRGLCLLALLLLGTPAAPRPDGGSGAALVPASPDPLAADESLDKMGGGAAELGHGMGLTGGAEDFGHAVSSDPGAGELGQGTALNLLPAPEETMPLLPTATAGPRPDAKQTSPVKKKPPTLKQVNTGRKHPRLKPTLAGPPGTASPASPRSSRLPTATPGLRVPAEDTKQSPPELPWVEQATTSRPTLQISPSTLPPALPQPFPDSTGDAGEAPTTAPAGAAVIPTNGAERDAHGSALEENQETTTSTIVTTTVTTTEPTPVLCSMSFHDPEGYIDSTDYPPLPLHGYLQCTYNVTVYTGYGVELQVKSVNLSDGEVLSIRGVDGDALVVLANQTLLVEGQVIRSPTNTISVYFRTFQDDVVGTFQLHYQVFMLSCNFPRRPDFGEVTVMDLHSGGIAHFHCHLGYELQGPRMLTCINASRPHWSSPEPICSAPCGGTVHNATIGRVLSPSYSGNQSGSMYCVWAIGAPLGQKLHLHFEKLLLTEKDRMVVYSGDTNRSAVLYDSLRADSVPFEGVISDGSSIRIDFLAEEPAATTAFNIRFEAFERGHCYEPYIQNGNFTTSDPTYNLGTTVEFTCDPGHSLEQGPAVIECINMRDPYWNDTEPLCRATCGGELTAVAGVILSPNWPEPYTEGEDCIWRIHVGEEKRLFLDIQLLNITNSDILTIYDGDELSSRILGQYVGSSGPQKLYSSSPDLTIQFHSDPAGLIFGKGQGFIMNYIEVSRNDSCSDLPEIQNGWKTTSHTELVRGAKITYQCDPGYDIVGSDTLTCQWDLSWSSDPPFCEKIMYCTDPGEVEHSTRLISDPVLLVGTTIQYTCNPGFVLEGSSLLTCYSRETGTPIWTSRLPHCVSEESLACDNPGLPENGYQILYKRLYLPGESLTFMCYEGFELMGEVTIKCILGQPSHWSGPLPICKVNQDSFEHALEVAEAAAETSLEGGNMALAIFIPVLIISLLLGGAYIYLTRCRYYSSLRLPLMYSHPYSQITVETEFDNPIYETGETREYEVSI
- the SEZ6L gene encoding seizure 6-like protein isoform X2 gives rise to the protein MPGPRGLCLLALLLLGTPAAPRPDGGSGAALVPASPDPLAADESLDKMGGGAAELGHGMGLTGGAEDFGHAVSSDPGAGELGQGTALNLLPAPEETMPLLPTATAGPRPDAKQTSPVKKKPPTLKQVNTGRKHPRLKPTLAGPPGTASPASPRSSRLPTATPGLRVPAEDTKQSPPELPWVEQATTSRPTLQISPSTLPPALPQPFPDSTGDAGEAPTTAPAGAAVIPTNGAERDAHGSALEENQETTTSTIVTTTVTTTEPTPVLCSMSFHDPEGYIDSTDYPPLPLHGYLQCTYNVTVYTGYGVELQVKSVNLSDGEVLSIRGVDGDALVVLANQTLLVEGQVIRSPTNTISVYFRTFQDDVVGTFQLHYQVFMLSCNFPRRPDFGEVTVMDLHSGGIAHFHCHLGYELQGPRMLTCINASRPHWSSPEPICSAPCGGTVHNATIGRVLSPSYSGNQSGSMYCVWAIGAPLGQKLHLHFEKLLLTEKDRMVVYSGDTNRSAVLYDSLRADSVPFEGVISDGSSIRIDFLAEEPAATTAFNIRFEAFERGHCYEPYIQNGNFTTSDPTYNLGTTVEFTCDPGHSLEQGPAVIECINMRDPYWNDTEPLCRATCGGELTAVAGVILSPNWPEPYTEGEDCIWRIHVGEEKRLFLDIQLLNITNSDILTIYDGDELSSRILGQYVGSSGPQKLYSSSPDLTIQFHSDPAGLIFGKGQGFIMNYIEVSRNDSCSDLPEIQNGWKTTSHTELVRGAKITYQCDPGYDIVGSDTLTCQWDLSWSSDPPFCEKIMYCTDPGEVEHSTRLISDPVLLVGTTIQYTCNPGFVLEGSSLLTCYSRETGTPIWTSRLPHCVSEESLACDNPGLPENGYQILYKRLYLPGESLTFMCYEGFELMGEVTIKCILGQPSHWSGPLPICKVNQDSFEHALEAEAAAETSLEGGNMALAIFIPVLIISLLLGGAYIYLTRCRYYSSLRLPLMYSHPYSQITVETEFDNPIYETGETREYEVSI